The Anopheles merus strain MAF chromosome 2L, AmerM5.1, whole genome shotgun sequence genome has a segment encoding these proteins:
- the LOC121594852 gene encoding uncharacterized protein LOC121594852 has product MASKRDKQTGSLYQIRDAMNKVLEQEWENEERENTTAAFQQLEENMDVSFPYPGSGVDMSSDNNIADPVLSDSEFSSLTSSDEEESNDSDENNMECPNVPNGISFEDGLRRWALETNQRHCAINSLLALVRETTPYKVPKDARTFLKTPQSTEKNNISTTAGRQLWYYGIAKRLQQYFKNKTPKVDLMKLDFSMDGLPLHKSGLTQFWPILMRIHGMPKTPVMVVAIYCGECKPDSVEEYLREFVTEFNELQIKGLFINGKKIKVLPRAIIADSPARAFLKA; this is encoded by the exons ATGGCATCTAAACGTGACAAGCAAACCGGGTCATTGTATCAAATTCGTGACGCTATGAACAAAGTACTCGAGCAGGAATGGGAAAATGAAGAACGTGAAAACACAACTGCCGCGTTTCAGCAGCTAGAAG AAAACATGGATGTGAGTTTCCCATATCCTGGATCAGGAGTTGACATGTCCAGCGACAATAATATTGCTGATCCTGTTTTGAGCGATAGCGAATTTTCATCCTTGACTTCGAGTGATGAAGAAGAGTCCAATGACAGTGATGAGAATAATATGGAATGTCCTAATGTGCCGAATGGTATATCATTTGAAGATGGACTCAGAAGATGGGCTTTGGAAACAAATCAGAGACATTGTGCCATTAACTCGTTGCTGGCTCTGGTTCGAGAAACAACACCGTATAAAGTGCCAAAAGATGCACGGACATTTCTCAAAACTCCGCAGTCAACCGAAAAGAACAACATTAGTACAACCGCCGGTCGACAATTATGGTATTATGGAATAGCTAAGAGACTACAACAATATTTCAA aAACAAAACCCCTAAGGTCGATTTAATGAAATTAGACTTTTCAATGGATGGTTTACCGCTTCACAAAAGTGGTTTAACCCAATTTTGGCCTATTTTAATGAGAATACACGGAATGCCTAAAACAccagtgatggtggtggctATTTACTGTGGCGAATGTAAACCTGATTCGGTAGAGGAATACTTAAGAGAGTTCGTCACAGAATTCAATGAACTGCAAATCAAAGGACTTTTCATAAATGGCAAAAAGATAAAAGTGCTACCAAGAGCAATCATAGCAGATTCTCCAGCTCGAGCGTTTCTAAAAG CGTGA